The stretch of DNA TGCGCCTGGAAACTCCTCCACCGCCTGGCTTCGGCAGCTCAGTCCGAGCGGCTCGAGTGCGTCCCCCACGGCCGATCGCACTTGGTTCTCGTCGACGTTGGGTGCCATGCAGAACGATACCGACACCGCGCCCGGCCGGAACACCCCGATGGCCTTTCTCAGCGAATCCAGCACTTCGGCTCTGCCTCCCGCCCATCGGCCTGTGCACTCGAAGCTGGCGTAGCTGTGGCCCTCCTCCGGCGTGACGTGTATCGTGGAATAGCTGTCGCGGTCGAGACCATTCATCGAGTATCCACATGGGTCGAACGCGAAGCCGCAGACGAGCGTGCGTGGGTTGATGCTACCGACCTCGGTCAGGTCCGTCATGTCTGCGCCCACAGCGTCGCCCGACCTCTCGTCGCCTTTCTTCCGGAAGAAACGCCGCGCCAGCGACCGGTCCAGCTCCGTCATGCACACTTCAACCGTAAAAGTGCTCCACGAACCTGCCGCCAagcggtcgtcgtcgtcgtcggcggAAGCAGAGTAGACGTGCCAGGAGTGCGAGCTGCTCGACGGAAGGACGCAAGCTTTTCTAAAGGCTAGGCTCGGCGGGAGGCGCTCTTCCAAGTAGAGCGCCTCCTCCGCGAAGCTGGTGTGAGGGAACGGCTGGGCCCGAGGGAAGATGAAGctgccgcgggagtagcggcaggCTCGGAGACGAAGGCCGAGCTCCGCGGTGTGGCGAAGTAGACAAGGGACGGATCGCAGCAGCTGAGTAGTGCCGCAGGTCTTGAGAACCATCTTATAAGGATAAACAAAGAGGCTGGACTCGGAGAGGATGTACGCGTCGAAGTAGCGGTTACCGACGGCAGAGACGACGGTGCACTGCACGGCGTCGAGGACCTGCGCGAGGGCATCGCACCGCAGCCGGCGGAGGCCGAGCGAGTCGTGGCCCGAGAAGTGGAGCTCCAGGCGCTTCT from Musa acuminata AAA Group cultivar baxijiao chromosome BXJ2-11, Cavendish_Baxijiao_AAA, whole genome shotgun sequence encodes:
- the LOC135627015 gene encoding S-adenosylmethionine decarboxylase proenzyme 4-like gives rise to the protein MSSSREDLLLPLLLLLLLLLHLASLCLQSLSLVASHACHPPPFSHLIPSAHQNSINPPPSPLSSHVHALVSPTPSTLFRCFYHRRGMAVSGFEGFEKRLELHFSGHDSLGLRRLRCDALAQVLDAVQCTVVSAVGNRYFDAYILSESSLFVYPYKMVLKTCGTTQLLRSVPCLLRHTAELGLRLRACRYSRGSFIFPRAQPFPHTSFAEEALYLEERLPPSLAFRKACVLPSSSSHSWHVYSASADDDDDRLAAGSWSTFTVEVCMTELDRSLARRFFRKKGDERSGDAVGADMTDLTEVGSINPRTLVCGFAFDPCGYSMNGLDRDSYSTIHVTPEEGHSYASFECTGRWAGGRAEVLDSLRKAIGVFRPGAVSVSFCMAPNVDENQVRSAVGDALEPLGLSCRSQAVEEFPGAGIVTYQTFTPRRE